In Lathyrus oleraceus cultivar Zhongwan6 chromosome 2, CAAS_Psat_ZW6_1.0, whole genome shotgun sequence, the DNA window TTTCTATTTTAAAACATTTATTATTAAAACTTTAAAAAATCCATAAtttaaaattgaaaaattgaaagaacaataaattaatttataaaatttTTAGCGCGTAACTTTAAGACCCGGCTCATATTAAGAGTTTAATGGTGGTGCAATgtgtaaaaaattattatatatatatttaatcaaaatattttaaagTGTTAAATTATATATAAATCATGGTTTAAAAAATTGAAACAGAttgaataaataaaaaaaattgattaaaaactattatttttttaatttaaatagAGGATCcataatttatttataaaatagtTATGCAATAAAAACTCAAAATCAATTACATGTTGGTGTGGAAAGTAGAAATTAATTAAAGTTGTAGTTTTAGATAACGAATTGCTTTGTCTATCTGTAACCAAACAAATTTACAAAAGCAGCAAAATATATTTAATTTGAAATAGGTAGAAGTGAGGGAAATTCACAAAAGTAGCAAATCATATTTAATCTGAACACTTACACATTTATCAGGAAAAAACAAAAAATTATCATCTTAACCGTTGGTTCAACCGGTCATCTTCGTCTTAATAGATGAAccaataaaaaaaatcatataatatattaagagattaattgttataaatatatcaattaaattcatatATTAATATGATTTAGAAAAgtaaataaaaaaaaacttatttCTTCATTTGTACAAAGAAACACAGTGAGAGTAATTTGGCCCTTTTCAAAATGTCTAGTAATTATTCTATTCTCTGAGGGAGTATTTTGCGGTTTCCAAAATATATATTAGTTACTATCTAAGGAAGTAATGTGGCACTGCAATGACTGTCGTTGTATTctcatttttaaaaaaagaatctactttttgttttcttttgacCGTTCCACTTTATTTACTTATTATTAAATTCAAATTTTATCACTTCATTTCATTTTCTTCCTTCTCCTATCACCATTAATTCCCTCTTCTAGCAGTTCCACCTTTATGAAACCCAGACTTTGAAATAGAAACCAAAAACATCATTCATTATTATTATACAAAATTTAGAGATAGTTGAATACTATAATTTTTCTGAAATAGCAATCCAAAATTATGGAAGATTACACAGTTACATTTTGTGACTATATCAACAACACTTTCACAGGCTTTCTTTTGAAAACAATTGAACAGAAAGACTTCAAAACCATCGAAGCCTATCCACCATAGAGCACCTCCAACTTCTTCCTCTAATCACCACCACCACCCACATGGCGTACCTTATTGGATTATACATCTTTTGTTCATACTGGTATTCTTGATTTGTATATGTATAATGTATTTCTGTTAGCTTAGGTGGCAGGCTTAGATTGGTTACTACTTGTGAATATATAGCACCATTGTATCTTCTTCTCAAATCAATCAATGTAACAGTATTTTTCatacttcttcttcttcttctttacATTCTGCTGCACACTTTATGTGCATTCTTCAGCTTTTCTATATGGGATCCTCCGTTATCAACATGGTATCAGAGCATACAATGCTCTGGTAGCCATTGCTTTCCTTTTTGTTTCTTGTTCTTCGCGTTTCTTTTCATCTCTGTTCGCGTTTCTTTAGCTGCTTCAAACAATGTCTGAATCACAAACTCCATCCACTACACATGAGGATCAACCAGAGTCAGAAGTGGTGGAGTCTCAAAGTCCATCCACAGCATATGAGGAGGAAGAGATTCAAGAAGGAGAAGCACCGGCCGCACCATCTCCGCATCCTGTTGCAGAGCAGCTACCTAATGTAGCCTACTGCGTTCTATCATCACCTCCGTGGGGTAAGTGAACAACATTCCTTTCTCTGTTTTCTTCACTTTTCATTTATTGTTTTTATCATTTTCTATTCAAATGTTTCAAAGTAATATCACTTTTAATCATAATGGTCAATGCTGCGTCCCGAAGTTATTTTTTTAAACAGCAAAAATAatttattaaccaaaagtacTCCGGTTGCAGCGGCTaagtatttatttattttatttgattaattaattttGTTGAACAATGGAACTTTTGCTGGTGTGTGAAAAAGCCAACTGCAGCACCCACGTGAACTTTAGGTTTTAGCttttttttttaatgattttaaaAAGGAGTTTTGAGAGGTATAAGGTCATTAGTGTTTGATGATTAGGCTAGGGGAAGATAATGAAATGAAGTTAGGTTGTGCTCAGTTAAGATGGTTTCAGAATTATTGGGTTCATGTTCTTCAATAGTACAGGATTGTTCTTCAAAATGTTCCTTATGcattttttgtttttgtattCTAGGTGAGGCCATAGCGCTCGGTTTTCAGCATTATCTGGTGATGTTAGGCCAGACGGTTCTCATACCATCCATACTAGTTCCTCAAATGGGAGGAGGAGATGTAAGCTTTATTGTTTAAGTTAAAATATAAGAATGAAAATTGATTTGTGATTATACTGTTTGAATTGTTTTTTAAACTCTAACATTGCTTTTAActtaactttttttttaaatagaaaGAAAAAACTATGGTTATTCAGAGCTTGTTGTTTGTCACGGGAACAAACACACTGGTACATAGCTTTTTCGGTACTCGTCTACCGGTTGTGATCGGTGCTTCACATGTATATGTGCCGACCACCCTGTCAGTGGTTCTAGCGGGTAGATACCACGATATTGTGGATCCTACTGAGGTTGGTTCATGACAAAGTTCCTTGTAATTTCCattagttttttttttacttaatttaattgattttgtgatcaATGTGCAGAGATTTTTAAGGATCATGCGTGCAACGCAGGGTGCACTTATGTTTGCATCATCCTTACAAATCATTCTTGGATTCACGGGTGGTTGGCGATATGTAGTGAGGTTGGTTCAGCTACGCATTCAAATTCTTAGTTTAGATGCTGTATGAATTTTGAGAATGATGGAGTTGAAAACATCTTTGTATAATTTGCTATATTTTTGTTCAGGTTCTTGAGCCCTCTCTCAGCTGTTCCGTTAGTCGCGCTATCAGGTTTTGGACTGCAGCGATTTGGTTTTCCTATGGTATGGATTTATTTTTACAACTAGATCGCTATGTTTTTCATACATTTACAAATTATAATTTCTATGATTCAATTTATTAATTGTGACTTTTAAATCTCAGCTTGCACGATGTGTCGAGATTGGACTACCTGAGCTTATAGTTTTATTGATATTTACACAGGTGATTCTTTTTTATTGTTTCCTTTACTTTATTTTTGTTATATTCCACACTTATATTCTAAAGCACGGTTGTTTCTTTGAGCAGTACCTTCCTCATGTGAGGAGGGGGGACCGACGTATTTTAGTCCTGGATCGCTATGCGGTCATATTCTCGACCGTAGTCGTATGGACATTTGCATACATTCTCACCGTCGCTGGAGCTTACAAGAAATCACATACATGTAGGACTGACCGTGCTGGACTCATTGATGGGGCATCTTGGTAAGAGTGATGCTATATTTTTTATCATAGAGGACAATAATATTTCGTATGTCAAAATAAGTAGGATATCTGTTTTAAAATTCACATTAGGAAATATAATAAATGCAAAATATAATTAGAATGACTATTGCAGAAAAATGTATTCTTGTTGCATACCGATGCACACATGTAGTTGCGCGTGTGTTTGGTAATAGAGTTTGATAAGATGAGTAGAGAGTGTTCATTGAGTTTCTAACTGAATTTGTTATTCATAAAACTGATTACAAAAGAGGGGGAACTGGGCTTATATAGTTCAGTTTAGAATGTGCTGAGTCAGCACATTCTGTTATAGAGTTAGTTACATGCTGGCTCAGCTCAATTGATATATTGTAACTGTTTACTCTAATATCTCCCCTTCAAATGCATGATCCTCCCTGTGCAAGGGATGACTTGTCTTGAACTTGAAGCAGATAAGGGTTTTGTGAGTGCATCAGCATACTGATCCACTGCAGGGATATGTTGTACAACCAGACTGTAGTTCAGTACTTTTTCCCTTAGAAAAAATAAGTCCAATTCCATGTGTTTATTCTTAGCATGAAGGACATGATTATGTGACGGAGCAATAATGCTTAGTTATCACAAAATAGAATCCGTGTAGTGAAGGGTACTCTTAATTCAGTGAGAATAGACTATATCCAGAGTACTTCAGAGGCAGTGTTAGCTAAAGATATGTATTCAACTTCAGTGCTGGATCTGGGAACAAGGGATTGCTTCTTGGACCACCATGACACAAGGTTTTTGCCAAGATAGATGCAAGACCCTGAATTGGATTTCCTATCATCTGGACTCTTCCCCCAATCAACATCTGAGAAGGGCTTTATAGAGAGAGGGATATTGGTAGATGCAAGCCTTAACAAGAGACCATGATAGAGATACCACTTGAGGTATCTAAGGATTCTTTTTACAACAATCCAATGGCTCTCAAGAGGTTGCGAGAGAACCTGAAAGGCTTTGTTCATTGCATAACTTATTTCAAGTCTAGTGATTGTGGCATATTGAAGGGCACCCAAAATTGACCAGTATTAAGTAGCATCCTGAAAGTAGTCAGCTCCATGTTTGGAAAGCTTTAAATTGGAGACCATAGGGGTAGACAGCCCTTTTGCATCAGACTTGGCTTTAGATAAAAGATCTTTAGCATACTTAGTTTGAGATAAAAACAAGGCACCATTCCTTTGATGAGAGACTTCAACCCCTAAGAAGTAATCTAGGTTACCAAGTTGCTTTAGTGCAAATTGAGAGTTGAGTTTGGTGATCAAGTTTTGAATGTGAGTAGGTGAGCTTCCTGTGATAAttatatcatccacatacaccAACATGAGGATGGTATATGTGGGAGTAACAAGAGAGAAAAGGGAAGGATCACATCTACTTGGAACAAAGCCTAGCCCCTTTAGAGTAGTAGTAAGCCTATCAAACCCCATATATGGCCTTATTTAGTTTACACACAAGACAAGTGTTGGATTTCTCAAAGCCAGGAGGTTGCTGCATGTATATCTCTTCATGCAGAATGCCGTTCAAGAAGGCACTGTTAACATCAAGTTGAGAGATATTCCAGCCTTTTGACACAGCTAAGGTCAGCATAATTCTCACTGTAACAGGCTTGACTACATGAGAAAAAGTTTCGGTGAAGTCAAATCCTTGAATTTTATGAAAACCCTTAGCAACCGGTCTAGCTTTATATTTGTTGAGAGAGCCATCAGGGTTCTGTTTAATTCTGAATACCTATTTACATCCAATAGCCTGCCTGTTGGGAAGTAGCTCAGTAAGGGTCCAAGTGTGGTTGTCATTCAGACGTCATAGCTTCAAACCACTTGGGATCCTTTAAGGCAGTTCTGTGAGAAGTAGGTTCAGCTTCTAGTTTCCATGGGATGCACATTGTCAGGATGAAGGAAAGGGAGAGAGGGTGTGGGTAAGGGTGAACTAGTAGATGAAGAAGGGGCCTGAGATGGTGAACTAGGTTGATTAGATGAGGGACTATGAGTTAATAATGAGTGACCTGAAGAATTGGAACTTGAGAGGGAATGTGGTTGGACAGGAGCAACTGGGTTAGCCATGCCAGAGTGAGATAGAGGTTGAGGCACTGAATTATTTTGTGTGGATAGGGAATTAGAGAGGGTTGGAAGAAGATCGTGGAGAAGAGTTGAAGTAGTGCATGGACTTGAATTTGAGGGAGCAGATGATGACTGATTGGAAACTGATATGGTGAGGGAGAAGGGAAACACACAAGGAGAGATAACAGGTGCAGGAGTGGGGGATGAAGTAGAGGGAATGAGGAAGGTTGGATAGGGAACACCCGTGTATATTTTGTACAAGCATCAACACATGTAAGCAAATATTTATAACCAGTGATAGAAAGCATTGGTGCATGTCCCCATACATCAGCAAATAaaagatcaaaaggttttgcatAAGTAGAACATGATAAGCTACTAGGTAACCTGTGAACTTTGCCCAAACAGCATGGACTGCAGAAATCCAAAGTGGACTTGTGTGGTACATTAACATTGCGTAAGTGCAGAATGTGTTTAAGAACCTCATGTTGAGGGTGACCTAATCTATTGTGCCACATAGTGTATAAGGAAGGGCCTATAGTGGTAACGCTAGGATGAGATGAAGAAGGCCTTGTGAGAGAGTTGATAGATGCAGGAGCAGATTGAAGAGTGCCAAAGCAATACAACCCATCTTTATTTATTTAGCTTTGAAGCACAACTTCAGACGAGTCCAGAGATTTTACAAGGCACCTACCTGTCAGAGTGAAACTCAAAGAATACTTTATTGTCCTTGGCAAACTTGCTAACTGACATCAGATTATTAGGAACAAGTAAAAGATTTTTGAGTGTTAGTGTTGTGTTTGTATTGTAGGGAGAGTGGAATTGAGTAGAGCCAATGGATTGGATAGGAAAACCTTGACAATTTCCAAGGAAAACTTATCTGTGCCAGTGAGAGATAAACTTTCAGAGAAATGATCTGCATTATTTGTCACATGATGTGTGGCACCTGAGTCAGGGTACCAGTTCTGACTTGAAATGCTTCCTGCCTCGCTACCTGTTCCTGCAAATTAAGCCTGTGGTTGAGTAGAGGGCTTCGAGGGAAAGCCAGGAGAAGGTTCACGTGCAGCTGGTGAAAGCCACTGTTTGGAGTAGGAAGGTGGCTGAGCTGAAGCTGTTGGCCACTGATTCGAGCCAGGAGCATTAGGTCTTTGCCAAGTATTAGGATTAGGTCGAGTCCAGTGAGATTGAGCGGGAGCAGCATGAGGCCACTGAGTCTGAGGTGAGTACGACCACTGATTTGACATAGTTGGTGGCATTGGTGATGAGTGCCTGTGATAACATACACTTGCTTCATGCTCTGTTTTGTAGCAAATTTGGCATTGAACTCTGCCACGACCACCAGACCTGCTTCAACGATAGGACATAGATCACCACGATACTGAATGATAGATGATAGGGCATTCAATTCATCAGGTAAACCATCGAGAATCACTTCGAGCTATACGCAATGCGTGATAGGATCGTCAATGGATTAAGTGTTTCATTGGACAGCCTCCATTGATAAACTTTTAACATATGAATCGATTTTTTTATCAATATTGTTTAGGATTTATGTATAATAGATTGGTTCTGACAAAAACATATTAATCAGGTTTTCTATTCCCTACCCATTTCAATGGGGAAGTCCTACACTTGATATGGGAGAGTCATTGGCTATGATGGTTGCTTCCTTTGTAGCATTAGTAGAGGTTTGTTAACTTTTACACTTCTTTTGAACCTCTCATTTCTATATAACTTATAGCAAATTTTTGTATTGATCGATTATTTCTTATTAAGTTTTCAATTTTCTGCAGTCTACCGGTGGCTTAATCGCCATATCGAGATATGCTAGTGCTACTCCGTTGCCACCTTCAGTACTTAGCCGCGGCATTGGTTGGCAGGTAAACATTTTTGAAATTATTTTAAAAATGACATAAGATTAATCATATTTTATtccttatttttcttttcttttctttttataTATCCATAAATTATGATCTTACTATTTGTTATGTATCAGGGGGTAGGGAATTTCATATCAGGGATGATAGGGACTGGGAGTGGAGTATCGGCCTCTATGTAAGTTTTCTTTTTCAAATTACAATATCTTTTCCTTATTAGGATATTATGCTCACATAATGGTAAGACTAATTTTTTGAATCTTCCTGCAGAGAAAATGCAGGATTGCTGGCTATGACACGAGTTGGTAGCCGGAGAGTTGTCCAAATATCAGCTGGATTTATGATATTTTTCTCCATTTTCGGTAAATTTATGAACCTAACAATTTTTCTAATCTTTAATTTCTTCTTATGTGAACCAGAATACTTACTATAAAGTGTTTTTTTATATGCAGGAAAGTTTGGAGCTTTATTTGCTTCTATCCCAGCTTCTATAGTTGCAGCAGTGTACTGTATTTTATTTGCTTATGTGGGTATGTATAGTTACCTAAACTTTACGGTCTTATTCTTATTACTCATAATTTCAtctaaatttttttttttaaactttatttttgtttttcttAACACAGGTTCAGGAGGCCTCGGTTTGCTTCAGTTTTGCAATTTGAACAGCTTCAGAGGGAAGTTTATCCTTGGGTTCTCGATATTTATGGGACTTTCCATACCGCAGTATTTTGTGGAGTATGGTCCTGTGCGTACCCACGCAAGATGGGTATGTATGCGATCTTTCATTTATATATTACTTATTGTATAATATGCAACATTTTAAAAATATGTGTAACGATGTGGATTGAACGAATGTGCATTGTTTTTTAATAGGATTGCTCAAATtttgatgtttttttttgtgCAGTTTAACGATGTGGTCAGCGTTCCGTTTTCATCTGGAGTGTTTGTGGCTGGTCTATTGGCGGTACTTTTGGACTCGATTTTGATGAGGAGGAGTGATAGACATATTCATACCGATCGAGGTATGCACTGGTGGGATAGATTCACCTCGATGAGAGCTGACAGAAGGAGTACAGAGTTTTATTCTCATGCAGTATAATTGGAGCAGTGCTGGAGTAGAAAATACCTTTGCTTGGTGATGATTTGAGATATTTGAGAATGATGAGTGCTGGAGTAGAAAATACCTTTGCTTGGTGATGGTTTGAGATATTTGAGAATGACGAGTGCTGGAGTAGAAAATACCTTTGCTTGGTGATGATTTGAGATATTTGAGAATGGTGAGTGCTGGAGTAGAAAATACCTTTGCTTGGTGATGATTTGAGATATTTGAGAATGGTGAGTGCTGGAGTAGAAAATACCTTTGCTTGGTGATGATTTGAGATATTTGAGAATGGTGGTTGCTGCATTGAAATGAGGGATCAATAGTTTGGATATGAACTGACTTAAGTGTTGCACATAATAAGAAATGTTAGGTCTAGTGTGAGTGAGATATAGGAGTCTTTTATCTCAGTTGACATAAAAGACTTGGGTACTAAAGATAGGTGATGAGGGAGAGATACCACATTTTCATTATTGTTGGCCTAAGCTGTATATAATGTAGGACTTTTAACTCACTTGTATCAAGAGTATATTTATGCATGTGTATATGTATTCAGATATTTGTGGTCAATCCTCACGACCTGTTTCCTTTTCACATTGGTTCCCTTACTCATTGCAATTGCAAATTTCCAAACTTTTCAGACCTTCAACATTCATTGAGGATGGAAATGTTTTCTGCCTCTTGTTAAACTTGTCGTTATAGTAATTTTTGAAATTCCTCTGATGTAATGGCATGGAACTAATTGCATTATCATACTTGAGTATCTTACTGCAATAGTTACATATAGCTAGCTAGTTGGTAACATATTAGCCGTGTTCGTGAAAACTAGTCAAGGAGATGCAAGCAAACCTGCTGTCTCGGATTGGAATCACAGCATACACATGTTGTGAAAACCAGTAGGAGAAAAAAGGCTAAACAAATGAAAGTCCAAGTCTTAATTCATCAATCGGGTAGCATTATAGTATATAAAAACAGCTACAATCAAAACTAAAATGTTCAAACATCAAGGTCCATCTATGACTTGAGTACCAAGCAAAAACTAGGAAAAGTGCCAAAAATATAGTAAGAATTATGGAAATTATTGAAAGCATGCATTAAACTGAATCAAACTAAATATGATTTCAATGCAGGGTAGCCATATTTCATAAGCCTTGACAAAACCTTCTATGTGGTTAAGTCTCGTCGAAATCTTTTGTTTTTGAGCAACTCTGTATCAAACTTTTGGCACCTCACAATTTCCAGCAACTTAAGAGAATGCAACCCTTGTAACACTTCATCTGTCAATGGCTCGAGGTTCTCGCAGTCGGTAATATGTATTTCTTGGATAGCAGTAAGGTAAATGATTTCAGTTGGGAGTTGCTCAAGTTTGAATAGCCCATAAATGTCTAATATCTTTAGAGAAGTGAGGTTTTGTAGCATCCCGTCTGGAAAGCAAGTTATATCTTCATTATCTTTGAACCGAAGTGATTCAAGACTACCGAGTTTATGAATTGAACTTATCAAGTCTTGGTTGCATTTCCCTTCTATACGCAAATCATTGAGATATGGAAGGCAAGGCAAGCCCGAAAGTTTAGGAAATTTAGTAATTTGAAGCCTTGAAAGACATGGGAAT includes these proteins:
- the LOC127119383 gene encoding nucleobase-ascorbate transporter 6 isoform X2 yields the protein MSESQTPSTTHEDQPESEVVESQSPSTAYEEEEIQEGEAPAAPSPHPVAEQLPNVAYCVLSSPPWGEAIALGFQHYLVMLGQTVLIPSILVPQMGGGDKEKTMVIQSLLFVTGTNTLVHSFFGTRLPVVIGASHVYVPTTLSVVLAGRYHDIVDPTELARCVEIGLPELIVLLIFTQYLPHVRRGDRRILVLDRYAVIFSTVVVWTFAYILTVAGAYKKSHTCRTDRAGLIDGASWFSIPYPFQWGSPTLDMGESLAMMVASFVALVESTGGLIAISRYASATPLPPSVLSRGIGWQGVGNFISGMIGTGSGVSASIENAGLLAMTRVGSRRVVQISAGFMIFFSIFGKFGALFASIPASIVAAVYCILFAYVGSGGLGLLQFCNLNSFRGKFILGFSIFMGLSIPQYFVEYGPVRTHARWFNDVVSVPFSSGVFVAGLLAVLLDSILMRRSDRHIHTDRGMHWWDRFTSMRADRRSTEFYSHAV
- the LOC127119383 gene encoding nucleobase-ascorbate transporter 7 isoform X1 — encoded protein: MSESQTPSTTHEDQPESEVVESQSPSTAYEEEEIQEGEAPAAPSPHPVAEQLPNVAYCVLSSPPWGEAIALGFQHYLVMLGQTVLIPSILVPQMGGGDKEKTMVIQSLLFVTGTNTLVHSFFGTRLPVVIGASHVYVPTTLSVVLAGRYHDIVDPTERFLRIMRATQGALMFASSLQIILGFTGGWRYVVRFLSPLSAVPLVALSGFGLQRFGFPMLARCVEIGLPELIVLLIFTQYLPHVRRGDRRILVLDRYAVIFSTVVVWTFAYILTVAGAYKKSHTCRTDRAGLIDGASWFSIPYPFQWGSPTLDMGESLAMMVASFVALVESTGGLIAISRYASATPLPPSVLSRGIGWQGVGNFISGMIGTGSGVSASIENAGLLAMTRVGSRRVVQISAGFMIFFSIFGKFGALFASIPASIVAAVYCILFAYVGSGGLGLLQFCNLNSFRGKFILGFSIFMGLSIPQYFVEYGPVRTHARWFNDVVSVPFSSGVFVAGLLAVLLDSILMRRSDRHIHTDRGMHWWDRFTSMRADRRSTEFYSHAV